The following are encoded in a window of Camarhynchus parvulus chromosome 1A, STF_HiC, whole genome shotgun sequence genomic DNA:
- the LOC115910044 gene encoding LOW QUALITY PROTEIN: cytochrome P450 2D14 (The sequence of the model RefSeq protein was modified relative to this genomic sequence to represent the inferred CDS: deleted 1 base in 1 codon), whose amino-acid sequence MALLLWLGSQLSSIWSNISILGVFLIVFTLLLDFMKRRKTWSRYPPGPASLPFIGTMFSIDFRNPHRSFGQLQKKFGNIFSLQNCWTNVVVLNGYKTVKEALVHKSDDFADRPHFAIYEHMGYGKNCEGIVVARYGHVWKELRRFTLSTLRNFGMGKKSLEERVVEEAGFLCSEIESEEGKSFDIHVRLNNAVCNMICNIVFGDRFDYGDETFKKLSRLFQNSLDEETGFLPQLLNVVPILVRIPGVAQKLFRAQRELMDFIDVAIDKHRKTRDPAYTRDVTDVFLKEMEKGKAAEENGFHYNNLRLVTLDLFTAGSETTSTSLRWALLYMLLHPEIQSKVQAEIDKVIGRERPPSMMDQASLPYTNAVIHEVQRCGDVVPVALPHMTYRDTELQGFFIPKGTTIITNLSSVLKDETVWEKPNEFYPEHFLDAKGQFVKPEAFLPFSAGRRACPGEQLARMELFLFFTTLLQKFTFVLPEDQPRPQEDGHFALINSPHPFLLRALPR is encoded by the exons ATGGCATTGCTCCTGTGGCTGGGGTCCCAGCTGTCATCCATCTGGAGCAACATCTCTATACTGGGAGTCTTTCTTATAGTGTTTACTTTACTGCTTGACTTCATGAAGCGCAGAAAGACGTGGAGCCGTTACCCGCCGGGCCCAGCCTCGCTGCCGTTCATCGGGACCATGTTCTCCATTGACTTCCGCAACCCCCACCGCTCCTTCGGCCAG CTCCAGAAGAAGTTTGGAAACATCTTCAGTCTCCAGAACTGCTGGACCAACGTGGTAGTGCTGAATGGGTATAAAACAGTGAAGGAAGCCCTGGTCCACAAATCAGACGACTTTGCTGACCGGCCCCACTTTGCAATATATGAACACATGGGCTATGGAAAGAATTGTGAAG GGATTGTTGTAGCAAGATACGGGCACGTCTGGAAGGAGCTAAGGAGATTCACACTCTCTACGCTGAGGAACTTTGGGATGGGAAAGAAATCCCTGGAGGAGCGAGTGGTAGAGGAAGCTGGATTTCTTTGTTCTGAAATTGAGTCTGAAGAAG gTAAATCTTTTGATATACATGTTCGCTTAAACAATGCCGTCTGCAACATGATCTGCAATATTGTCTTTGGAGACCGCTTTGACTATGGTGATGAGACATTCAAGAAGCTATCACGGTTATTTCAAAATTCCTTGGATGAAGAAACTGGATTCCTGCCTCAG CTTCTTAACGTGGTGCCCATTTTGGTGCGGATCCCTGGAGTGGCACAGAAGCTTTTCCGAGCACAAAGGGAGTTAATGGACTTCATAGATGTGGCCATAGATAAGCATAGGAAGACCCGGGACCCTGCTTACACTCGAGATGTCACAGATGTGTTTCtaaaggaaatggagaag GGTAAGGCAGCTGAAGAGAATGGTTTCCACTATAACAACCTTCGTCTGGTGACCCTGGACTTGTTTACAGCTGGTTCTGAGACCACCTCCACG AGTCTCCGGTGGGCATTGCTGTACATGCTTCTCCACCCAGAAATACAGA GTAAGGTCCAGGCAGAGATTGATAAAGTGATTGGCAGAGAGAGACCCCCCAGCATGATGGACCAAGCAAGCCTGCCTTACACTAATGCTGTGATCCATGAAGTGCAACGCTGTGGGGATGTTGTTCCTGTTGCGCTACCTCACATGACATACCGGGACACTGAGTTGCAAGGCTTCTTTATTCCCAAG GGGACAACAATCATCACCAACTTGTCTTCAGTGCTGAAGGATGAGACAGTCTGGGAGAAACCAAACGAGTTTTACCCTGAACACTTCCTGGATGCAAAGGGGCAGTTTGTGAAACCAGAGGCCTTCCTGCCCTTCTCAGCAG GTCGCCGTGCCTGTCCGGGAGAACAGCTGGCCAGGATGGagctctttctcttctttaccactctcctgcagAAATTCACTTTTGTGCTCCCTGAGGACCAGCCCAGGCCACAGGAGGACGGTCACTTTGCACTCATCAACTCTCCACACCCATTCCTGCTGCGAGCTCTCCCAAGATAG